ACACCGCAGTTACCGGCAAATGCCATTTCCGCTAAGGTGGTGATTAAGCCACCGTCTGAACGGTCGTGGTACGCCAATAATTTATCTTCTGCTACTAAGGCTTGCATTGCGTTGAAGAAATCTTTTAAGGCTTGAACATTTACGACATCCGCAGGTTTGTCACCCAGTTGTTTGTAAACCTGTGCTAACGCCGTTGCACCCAAGCGGTTGTTGCCTTCGCCTAAGTCAATTAACAACAAGCGAGAATCCCCTTTGTCGGTGCGAAGTTGTGGCGTAACCGTTTTACGTACATCTTCCACACGAGCAAACGCCGAAATCACAAGGGAAAGCGGAGCGGTAACCGTTTTCTTCTCACCATTTTCTTCCCAAGTGGTTTTCATCGACATTGAGTCTTTACCCACCGGAATGGTGATGCCAAGTGCAGGGCAAAGCTCCTCGCCCACCGCTTTTACCGCTTCATACAAGCCTGCGTCTTCGCCCTCGTGGCCTGCTGCCGACATCCAGTTCGCCGAGAGTTTAATGCGTTTGATGTCGCCGATGTTGGTCGCCGCAATGTTGGTGATACTTTCCGCCACCGCCAAGCGAGCTGACGCTCCAAAGTCTAACAACGCAACTGGTGCACGTTCGCCCATTGACATCGCCTCACCGTGATAGCTATCAAGCGATGCAGTTGTAACGGCACAGTCCGCCACCGGAATTTGCCACGGGCCAACCATTTGGTCACGAGCCACCATACCTGTTACCGAGCGGTCACCAATGGTGATTAAGAAGGTTTTTTCCGCCACCACAGGCAAGCGTAATACACGGTGTAATGCTTCTTTCAGGTCGATACCGTCCGTTGCAAGCGGTGCATTTTCAACGGTTTTTTGCGAAACTTCACGGTGCATTTTCGGGGTTTTGCCGAGCAACACGTTCATCGGTAAATCAATCGGATCGTTGCCGAAATGCTCATCGTGTAAGGTTAAGTGTTTCTCTTCGGTAGCCTCGCCAATCACCGCAAACGGTGCACGCTCACGCTCACAAAGTGCGGTGAAAAGTTCGAGTTTTTCAGGAGCAACTGCTAACACATAACGCTCTTGGGATTCGTTACACCAAATTTCGAGCGGCGACATTCCTTTTTCATCACACAGGATTTTGCGTAAATCGAACTTACCGCCACGCTCGCCATCGTGGACTAATTCAGGCATCGCATTCGATAAACCGCCTGCACCCACGTCGTGAATAAATAAAATCGGGTTCTCTTCGCCCATTTGCCAGCAGCGGTCGATCACTTCTTGGCAACGGCGTTCCATTTCCGGGTTTTCACGTTGAACAGAGGCGAAGTCTAAATCTTCTTTCGATTTACCTGATGCCATTGACGATGCCGCACCGCCGCCCAAGCCGATATTCATCGCCGGACCGCCAAGCACGATTAACTTCGCCCCCACAGGGATTTCGCCTTTTTGCACGTGTTCGGCACGAATATTACCGATACCACCCGCCAACATAATCGGCTTGTGGTAGCCACGTACTTCTTCGCCCGCAAAGCTATTCACTTTTTCCTCGTAAGTACGGAAATAACCTAATAACGCAGGGCGACCAAATTCGTTGTTGAACGCAGCACCACCGAGTGGACCTTCGATCATAATGTCTAACGCAGATGCAATACGGCTCGGTTTGGAAAGTGGATTTTCCCAAGGCTGCTCAAAGTTTGGAATCACAAGGTTAGATACCGAAAAGCCCGTTAAGCCCGCTTTTGGTTTTGCTCCACGACCAGTTGCTCCTTCATCACGGATTTCACCGCCCGAACCGGTCGCTGCACCAGGGAATGGCGAAATAGCGGTTGGGTGGTTGTGGGTTTCCACTTTCATCAAAATATGGGCTTGTTCTTGGTGAGCACGGTATTGACCGTCTTGATCCGGGAACCATCTGCCAACCGTTGAGCCTTCCATTACCGCCGCATTGTCTTTGTAAGCGGAAAGCACATAGTCAGGAGTTTTCTCGAAGGTGTTTTTAATCATTTTGAACAGGGATTTTTCCTGTTTCACGCCGTCAATCGTCCAATCGGCGTTGAAAATTTTGTGGCGGCAGTGTTCTGAGTTGGCTTGGGCGAACATATAAAGCTCAATGTCGTTCGGGTTACGCCCAAGTGCGGT
The sequence above is a segment of the Mannheimia bovis genome. Coding sequences within it:
- the purL gene encoding phosphoribosylformylglycinamidine synthase, which translates into the protein MTMQIFRGSPALSEFRLNQLQQKFAAANLPVKSIYAEYVHFADLTAPLSAEQEDKLVQLLHYGPTLAEHEPVGETFIVIPRLGTISSWSSKATDIAHNCGLENIARVERGLAYYFEFERSLTTEEESKLAALLHDRMMETVIRNADDAAVLFKQQEPKPFTSVDILGGGRKALEEANVNLGLALAEDEIDYLVENFTALGRNPNDIELYMFAQANSEHCRHKIFNADWTIDGVKQEKSLFKMIKNTFEKTPDYVLSAYKDNAAVMEGSTVGRWFPDQDGQYRAHQEQAHILMKVETHNHPTAISPFPGAATGSGGEIRDEGATGRGAKPKAGLTGFSVSNLVIPNFEQPWENPLSKPSRIASALDIMIEGPLGGAAFNNEFGRPALLGYFRTYEEKVNSFAGEEVRGYHKPIMLAGGIGNIRAEHVQKGEIPVGAKLIVLGGPAMNIGLGGGAASSMASGKSKEDLDFASVQRENPEMERRCQEVIDRCWQMGEENPILFIHDVGAGGLSNAMPELVHDGERGGKFDLRKILCDEKGMSPLEIWCNESQERYVLAVAPEKLELFTALCERERAPFAVIGEATEEKHLTLHDEHFGNDPIDLPMNVLLGKTPKMHREVSQKTVENAPLATDGIDLKEALHRVLRLPVVAEKTFLITIGDRSVTGMVARDQMVGPWQIPVADCAVTTASLDSYHGEAMSMGERAPVALLDFGASARLAVAESITNIAATNIGDIKRIKLSANWMSAAGHEGEDAGLYEAVKAVGEELCPALGITIPVGKDSMSMKTTWEENGEKKTVTAPLSLVISAFARVEDVRKTVTPQLRTDKGDSRLLLIDLGEGNNRLGATALAQVYKQLGDKPADVVNVQALKDFFNAMQALVAEDKLLAYHDRSDGGLITTLAEMAFAGNCGVDVDISALGDNDLAVLFNEELGAVIQVADSELNAVREVLKAHNLIHVTKELGAVNADNRFEISRGSRKLLSEKRSELRGIWAELTHQMQRLRDNPECADQEFAAKKDENNKGLSAFLTYDVNEDIAAPFINKGAKPSIAILREQGVNSHYEMAAAFDRAGFKAIDVHMSDLIAGRRNLNDFNAMVACGGFSYGDVLGAGGGWAKSILFNPMLRDQFSQFFANPNTLALGVCNGCQMVSNLAEIIPGTENWPRFVRNKSERFEARAAMVKINDTNSLWFNGMAGSHMPIAVSHGEGQVEFKNPQQLANLQQQNLVIAQYVDSHLNPTEQYPANPNGSAFGITAIGNTDGRVAIMMPHPERVFRAVSNSWCPEDWTEDGAWMRLFRSARVALK